In a single window of the Thermofilum uzonense genome:
- a CDS encoding AEC family transporter, whose product MFQELFNIYTPIIFGVLIGLLLKPTNEELAFLAKIVVYIFLSSLLFVAAYTRFSRNPDPQVLILSLLSSLGSLLTFIFTRLMRENPEITLTAMYANAGYLPVGIAQSLYGEEGVASVGFYILGNNATSNILAPTLSKHRIVDLKNMITRVVTFPPVTAILLGSLIGLSGLKIPDSLIMVLKPFSDSAASIALLELGLEFSMNPRLDLDGFKAYFYRLAIVIPLTLVFTNNVAMRGVDRNVAIIESVMPGAVSCVPISRELGLDASKVARIIFTSTLLSTAVALPIVVYAMGLLF is encoded by the coding sequence ATGTTTCAAGAACTGTTCAACATTTACACGCCAATTATTTTTGGGGTCCTGATCGGCCTACTACTTAAGCCAACTAATGAGGAGCTTGCCTTCTTAGCAAAAATCGTCGTGTACATATTTCTATCATCTTTGCTCTTCGTGGCAGCCTATACAAGGTTTTCAAGGAACCCTGACCCCCAAGTTCTTATCCTCTCTTTGCTGAGCAGCCTCGGTTCCCTACTCACGTTTATTTTTACAAGGTTGATGAGGGAGAATCCAGAGATTACGCTCACCGCAATGTATGCGAACGCTGGATACCTTCCTGTAGGCATAGCGCAGTCTCTCTATGGTGAAGAAGGCGTTGCAAGCGTTGGCTTCTATATTCTGGGCAACAATGCCACTTCTAATATACTAGCACCAACCCTGTCCAAACACAGAATAGTTGATCTGAAAAATATGATAACTCGAGTTGTAACTTTTCCTCCAGTTACGGCTATTCTCCTAGGCTCGCTTATAGGCTTGTCCGGACTAAAAATACCAGACTCCTTGATAATGGTTTTAAAACCCTTCTCAGATTCAGCCGCATCAATAGCGCTTCTTGAACTAGGGCTCGAGTTCAGCATGAACCCTCGCTTGGACTTAGACGGGTTCAAAGCATACTTTTACCGCCTTGCAATAGTAATACCTCTCACCCTTGTTTTCACAAATAACGTGGCTATGAGGGGGGTCGACAGAAACGTAGCTATAATCGAGAGCGTTATGCCTGGCGCTGTTTCCTGCGTACCTATCTCGCGGGAACTTGGACTAGATGCGTCTAAAGTTGCTAGAATAATTTTTACCTCGACTTTGCTTTCAACAGCAGTCGCTCTTCCCATAGTGGTATACGCGATGGGTCTACTTTTTTAG
- a CDS encoding twin-arginine translocase TatA/TatE family subunit, whose product MYPVSGSPIIPLQFNLGPTEILLLIIIALILFGPRKLPELAKAAGEAVRIFREESQKITSSIEESTSTKTSASSASSLSDEDLKKLAEKLGVKSEGKSREELINEVIKKAKEKGLI is encoded by the coding sequence ATGTATCCTGTAAGCGGCTCCCCAATAATTCCCCTACAGTTTAATCTAGGTCCCACCGAGATCCTCTTGTTAATCATAATCGCCCTGATCCTATTTGGGCCGAGAAAGCTCCCAGAGCTAGCGAAAGCCGCCGGAGAGGCTGTCAGGATCTTCAGGGAGGAAAGCCAAAAGATAACCTCTTCTATCGAGGAATCTACCTCTACAAAGACTTCCGCCTCATCAGCGAGCTCTCTGTCCGACGAGGATCTGAAGAAACTTGCCGAGAAACTCGGTGTGAAGAGCGAAGGAAAGTCTCGAGAAGAATTGATAAATGAAGTTATAAAGAAAGCTAAGGAGAAGGGGTTAATCTAG
- a CDS encoding isoaspartyl peptidase/L-asparaginase family protein, which yields MSREVLVIHGGAGRYRQSLQEERKEIEKTLRGALEDGFKALKSGSSLDAVEEAVKAMEASGILNAGKGAALNLLGEQERDASVMFGKNLSFGAVASVKYTWNAVTLARRVMERTDHVFLVGSGADKLAEILGLDPAGKPSNRLQERYVELIKMVGEKDYELWRKNFEVAKHFFSDTVGAVAIDKEGNLSAATSTGGLWLKLPGRVGDTPLPGAGVYAENGVVAVSATGIGELIARYLASVKVAFKVKSGLIVEKAVEEVVGEITQLFGQENSIGLIALDSHGRIGLATNCEVFIRGFISTEKGPMIALLANEELAGAYKS from the coding sequence ATGAGCAGGGAAGTACTAGTTATACACGGGGGCGCCGGCAGATATAGACAGTCTCTACAGGAAGAGAGAAAAGAAATTGAAAAGACCCTAAGAGGGGCTCTAGAAGACGGTTTCAAGGCATTAAAGTCCGGCAGTTCACTCGATGCTGTTGAGGAAGCCGTGAAAGCAATGGAGGCCTCCGGCATACTCAACGCCGGCAAGGGTGCAGCCTTAAACCTTCTTGGAGAACAGGAGCGGGATGCAAGCGTAATGTTCGGCAAGAATCTAAGCTTTGGCGCGGTTGCCTCCGTAAAGTACACCTGGAATGCAGTGACTCTTGCACGAAGAGTTATGGAGAGGACGGACCATGTTTTCCTTGTCGGGTCAGGAGCCGATAAGCTTGCTGAAATTCTAGGCCTGGATCCTGCCGGCAAGCCAAGTAACAGGCTACAGGAAAGGTATGTCGAGCTCATAAAAATGGTGGGTGAGAAGGATTACGAACTCTGGAGAAAAAACTTTGAGGTTGCAAAGCACTTCTTCTCAGACACAGTCGGTGCAGTGGCCATAGACAAGGAAGGAAACCTTTCGGCTGCGACCAGCACAGGAGGCTTATGGTTGAAGCTCCCCGGGCGTGTGGGAGATACTCCTCTGCCGGGGGCGGGTGTGTATGCTGAGAATGGTGTTGTAGCTGTGTCAGCAACGGGTATAGGTGAGCTTATTGCACGGTATCTTGCCTCGGTGAAAGTCGCTTTCAAGGTCAAGAGTGGTTTGATCGTGGAAAAGGCCGTTGAAGAAGTTGTAGGAGAGATAACTCAGCTTTTCGGCCAGGAAAACAGCATTGGTCTTATCGCGTTAGACTCTCATGGAAGAATCGGCCTAGCAACTAATTGCGAGGTCTTCATAAGGGGATTTATAAGCACCGAGAAAGGTCCTATGATAGCTCTACTTGCTAATGAAGAATTGGCGGGAGCATATAAATCGTAA
- a CDS encoding cyclophilin-like fold protein, with protein sequence MIETGKLKIIFPESIGVVEVELTGKNPKTAEAIIKATPFESRVHLWGDEIYFSTPVSIGQEVGSDVVEKGDVAYWPPGDALCLFFGPTPASRRGEIRPASPVNVFGKIVGDLTLLKKVKSGEKVRVEWEP encoded by the coding sequence GTGATTGAGACGGGAAAGCTTAAAATAATATTCCCTGAGAGCATAGGGGTCGTAGAGGTAGAGCTTACTGGGAAGAATCCCAAGACTGCTGAGGCCATTATAAAGGCAACCCCCTTTGAGAGTAGAGTTCATCTTTGGGGGGATGAAATCTACTTCTCAACCCCTGTTAGCATTGGTCAGGAAGTAGGCTCCGATGTTGTTGAGAAGGGTGACGTAGCTTACTGGCCACCCGGGGACGCTCTATGCTTATTCTTTGGCCCAACACCAGCAAGCAGGAGAGGTGAGATTAGGCCAGCTAGCCCCGTAAATGTTTTTGGGAAGATCGTCGGAGACCTCACCCTCCTTAAAAAGGTAAAGAGTGGGGAGAAAGTGCGAGTAGAGTGGGAACCTTGA
- a CDS encoding sugar phosphate isomerase/epimerase family protein, which produces MFAVLSKKGRYIHAVPFPWKVSIVAFMAHPLLMKNDLQSSLEAIRVLTNDPFFDMIEVNLLSDDIWRQLEPVIKNSGVDLAIGLQPMTTAQGYNPASIIEQKRKEAVEALSQAIRKAAERGVRKVGFSSGADPGSDNREAAKDSLVKSLKELAAFSSKLGVSLILETFDRDWDKRQLIGPIREAVSVVEEVRQEYNNIGLLWDLSHAPMLGESPEDLKIARNYLSHIHIGCTKKLPDGKLMDWHPGFYRPGAINGVEEVSHLLKVLDEINYVGAIGFEVKPEEGQHWREVVEAAKGVLYTAFAKLVF; this is translated from the coding sequence ATGTTCGCAGTTCTCTCTAAAAAAGGGAGATACATTCATGCTGTCCCCTTCCCCTGGAAGGTTAGCATCGTCGCATTTATGGCCCATCCGCTCCTAATGAAAAATGATTTGCAGTCCTCTCTCGAGGCTATACGTGTTCTCACGAATGACCCGTTCTTCGACATGATCGAGGTGAACCTTTTAAGCGACGATATATGGCGCCAGCTCGAACCTGTGATCAAGAACTCGGGTGTCGACCTAGCAATTGGCTTACAACCCATGACCACAGCACAGGGTTACAACCCTGCCTCGATAATTGAGCAAAAAAGGAAAGAGGCTGTTGAAGCCCTGTCTCAGGCAATCAGGAAGGCGGCTGAAAGGGGTGTAAGGAAGGTGGGTTTCTCTAGCGGAGCGGATCCTGGGTCAGATAACAGGGAAGCCGCTAAAGATTCATTAGTCAAGAGCCTTAAAGAGCTCGCAGCTTTCAGCTCGAAACTAGGGGTTAGCTTGATCTTAGAGACCTTCGACCGAGACTGGGACAAAAGACAACTCATTGGTCCGATTCGTGAGGCTGTGAGTGTTGTCGAGGAGGTTAGGCAGGAGTACAATAATATTGGATTGCTCTGGGATCTCAGCCACGCTCCAATGTTGGGAGAGAGCCCTGAAGACCTAAAGATCGCAAGAAACTATCTATCTCACATTCATATAGGCTGTACCAAGAAACTACCCGACGGAAAGCTAATGGATTGGCACCCAGGCTTCTACAGGCCCGGAGCTATAAACGGGGTCGAGGAGGTTTCTCATCTTCTCAAGGTTTTAGACGAGATAAACTATGTGGGCGCTATTGGCTTCGAGGTGAAACCTGAAGAGGGTCAGCACTGGAGGGAAGTTGTAGAGGCTGCGAAAGGCGTTCTATATACGGCATTCGCGAAACTAGTTTTTTAA